In Streptomyces dangxiongensis, one DNA window encodes the following:
- a CDS encoding DUF5998 family protein, with translation MDVMAKTSTTTQGLRAAIERSGYYPALVADAVEAAVGGEPIRSYLVHQETTFDQNEVRRHVTVLVLTGNRFIVSHTDEQAADTTSPTPYATTSTESVKLGRISSVVVSRVVANPEQYTPGTLPREVVLTIGWGAVSRIDLEPAACGDPNCDADHGYTGNSTADDLSLRVSEAGDGPETVRQALAFAQAISEATADFTR, from the coding sequence ATGGACGTCATGGCCAAGACCAGTACGACGACCCAGGGGCTGCGCGCGGCGATCGAGCGCAGCGGCTACTACCCGGCCCTCGTGGCCGACGCGGTGGAGGCCGCCGTGGGCGGCGAACCCATCCGGTCGTACCTGGTCCACCAGGAGACGACGTTCGACCAGAACGAGGTGCGCCGGCATGTGACGGTGCTCGTCCTCACCGGCAACCGCTTCATCGTCAGCCACACCGACGAGCAGGCCGCCGACACCACCTCCCCGACGCCGTACGCCACCACCTCCACCGAGTCCGTCAAGCTCGGCCGGATCTCCTCGGTCGTGGTCAGCCGGGTGGTGGCCAACCCCGAGCAGTACACGCCGGGCACGCTGCCCCGCGAGGTCGTGCTGACCATCGGCTGGGGCGCGGTCAGCCGCATCGACCTGGAGCCCGCCGCCTGCGGCGACCCCAACTGCGACGCGGATCACGGCTACACGGGCAACTCCACGGCGGACGACCTCAGCCTGCGCGTCAGCGAGGCCGGGGACGGACCGGAGACGGTGCGCCAGGCGCTCGCCTTCGCGCAGGCCATCTCGGAGGCGACCGCGGACTTCACCCGCTGA
- a CDS encoding M16 family metallopeptidase: protein MTELATMEFHPQPQPGEARPWAFPAPERGTLGNGLTVLRCHRPGQQVVAVEVLLDAPLDAEPAGLDGVATIMARAFSEGTDRHSAEEFAAELERAGATLDAHADHPGVRLGLEVPASRLARGLGLLADALRAPAFAESEVERLVRNRLDEIPHELASPARRAAKELSRELFPATSRMSRPRQGTEETVGKIDAAAVRAFYDRHVRPATATVVVVGDLTGTDLDALLADTLGAWTGTPGEPRPVPPVTADDAGRVIVVDRPGAVQTQLLIGRVGADRHDRVWPAQVLGTYCLGGTLTSRLDRVLREEKGYTYGVRAFGQVLRSAPDGTGAAMLAISGSVDTPNTGPALEDLCEVLRTLAAEGLTDAERDVAVQNLVGVAPLKYETAAAVASTLADQVEQHLPDDFQATLYQRLAATGTVEATAAVVNAFPVDRLVTVLVGDASRIKAPVEALGIGEVTVVAAE from the coding sequence GTGACCGAGCTCGCCACCATGGAGTTCCACCCCCAGCCGCAGCCCGGTGAGGCCAGGCCCTGGGCCTTCCCGGCCCCCGAGCGCGGCACCCTCGGCAACGGCCTGACGGTGCTGCGCTGCCACCGCCCCGGCCAGCAGGTCGTCGCCGTGGAGGTGCTGCTGGACGCACCGCTGGACGCCGAGCCCGCCGGCCTGGACGGCGTCGCCACGATCATGGCGCGGGCCTTCTCGGAGGGTACCGACAGGCACTCGGCCGAGGAGTTCGCCGCCGAGCTGGAGCGCGCGGGCGCCACGCTCGACGCGCACGCCGACCACCCCGGCGTCCGGCTCGGCCTGGAGGTCCCGGCCTCCCGCCTGGCCAGGGGCCTCGGCCTGCTCGCCGACGCCCTGCGCGCGCCCGCCTTCGCCGAGAGCGAGGTCGAGCGGCTGGTCCGCAACCGCCTGGACGAGATCCCGCACGAGCTGGCCAGTCCGGCGCGCCGGGCCGCCAAGGAACTCTCCAGGGAGCTGTTCCCGGCGACCTCGCGCATGTCCCGCCCGCGCCAGGGCACCGAGGAGACGGTCGGGAAGATCGACGCGGCGGCCGTACGCGCCTTCTACGACCGCCATGTGCGGCCCGCCACGGCCACCGTGGTCGTCGTCGGCGACCTGACCGGCACCGACCTGGACGCGCTGCTCGCCGACACCCTGGGCGCCTGGACCGGCACCCCGGGCGAGCCCCGTCCCGTGCCGCCGGTGACCGCCGACGACGCCGGGCGCGTGATCGTCGTGGACCGGCCCGGTGCCGTCCAGACGCAGCTGCTCATCGGCCGCGTCGGGGCCGACCGGCACGACCGGGTCTGGCCCGCCCAGGTGCTCGGCACGTACTGCCTCGGCGGCACCCTCACCTCCCGCCTGGACCGCGTCCTGCGCGAGGAGAAGGGCTACACCTACGGCGTGCGCGCCTTCGGTCAGGTCCTGCGTTCGGCGCCGGACGGCACGGGCGCGGCGATGCTCGCCATCAGCGGCTCGGTGGACACGCCGAACACCGGCCCCGCGCTGGAGGACCTGTGCGAGGTCCTGCGCACGCTCGCGGCGGAGGGCCTGACCGACGCCGAGCGGGACGTCGCCGTGCAGAACCTCGTCGGCGTGGCGCCGCTGAAGTACGAGACCGCCGCGGCCGTCGCGAGCACGCTGGCCGACCAGGTCGAGCAGCACCTGCCCGACGACTTCCAGGCGACGCTGTATCAGCGGCTGGCCGCCACGGGCACGGTGGAGGCCACCGCGGCCGTCGTGAACGCCTTCCCGGTGGACCGCCTGGTGACGGTCCTCGTCGGTGACGCGTCCCGGATCAAGGCGCCGGTCGAGGCGCTCGGCATCGGCGAAGTCACCGTCGTCGCCGCGGAGTAG
- a CDS encoding alkaline phosphatase family protein, with the protein MPQFSTWDEPEPLALDTAPLPEYGTGSLADLLPTVAAGMGVPGLTATITELTAADRVCVFLIDGLGWEQLRSHPDEAPYLTSLLGSSRGGTGRPLTAGYPATTATSLASVGTGLPPGVHGLPGYAVRNPATGELMNQLRWHPYTPPHPWQPYPTVFELAHQAGVHAAQVSSPAFQHTPLTKVALSGGTFHGRLTGEERMDLAAAELAAGDRSLVYTYYAELDGAGHRYGIASDTWRGQLMYVDRLVQRLAEQLPPRSALYVTADHGMVDIPFDERHRIDFDEDWELSAGVALLGGEGRARHVYAVPGAENDVLTCWREVLGEQFWVASRDEAVAAGWFGPQVDERVYPRIGDVVAAAHDDVLLIASEREPKESALVGNHGSMTPAEQLVPLLEVRS; encoded by the coding sequence ATGCCCCAGTTCTCCACCTGGGACGAGCCGGAACCCCTCGCCCTGGACACCGCGCCGCTGCCCGAGTACGGCACCGGCTCGCTCGCCGACCTGCTGCCCACCGTGGCCGCCGGCATGGGTGTCCCCGGCCTGACCGCGACGATCACGGAACTGACCGCGGCCGACCGGGTCTGTGTCTTCCTGATCGACGGGCTCGGCTGGGAACAGCTCAGGTCCCACCCGGACGAGGCCCCGTACCTGACCTCCCTGCTCGGCAGCTCGCGCGGTGGCACCGGCCGCCCGCTCACCGCCGGCTACCCCGCCACCACGGCGACCTCCCTCGCCTCGGTCGGCACCGGCCTGCCGCCCGGCGTCCACGGCCTGCCCGGGTACGCCGTACGGAATCCGGCCACCGGCGAGCTGATGAACCAGCTCCGCTGGCACCCGTACACCCCACCGCACCCCTGGCAGCCGTACCCCACCGTCTTCGAGCTGGCCCACCAGGCCGGGGTGCACGCCGCCCAGGTGTCCTCGCCCGCCTTCCAGCACACCCCGCTCACCAAGGTGGCGCTGAGCGGCGGCACTTTCCACGGACGGCTCACCGGCGAGGAGCGCATGGACCTCGCCGCCGCGGAGCTGGCCGCCGGGGACCGCTCCCTGGTGTACACGTACTACGCCGAACTGGACGGCGCCGGACACCGCTACGGCATCGCCTCCGACACCTGGCGCGGTCAGCTCATGTACGTCGACCGGCTCGTCCAGCGCCTCGCCGAGCAACTCCCGCCGCGCAGCGCCCTGTACGTGACCGCCGACCACGGCATGGTCGACATCCCCTTCGACGAGCGGCACCGCATCGACTTCGACGAGGACTGGGAGCTGAGCGCCGGGGTCGCCCTGCTGGGCGGCGAGGGCCGGGCCCGGCACGTGTACGCGGTGCCGGGTGCCGAGAACGACGTGCTGACCTGCTGGCGCGAGGTGCTCGGCGAGCAGTTCTGGGTGGCCTCGCGTGACGAGGCCGTCGCGGCCGGGTGGTTCGGGCCGCAGGTGGACGAGCGCGTGTACCCGCGGATCGGGGACGTGGTCGCCGCCGCGCACGACGACGTCCTGCTGATCGCCTCCGAGCGGGAGCCCAAGGAGTCGGCGCTGGTCGGCAACCACGGTTCGATGACCCCCGCCGAGCAGTTGGTCCCGCTTCTCGAAGTACGCTCCTGA
- a CDS encoding GntR family transcriptional regulator, which translates to MRIPAHSVCTAVRDDIVAGVHERGSRLTEEVLARRYGVSRVPVREALRTLEAEGFVVTRRHAGACVAEPTEQEAADLLEMRLLLEPLGAARAAQRRTEAHLKVLRGLVRLGQERARRGGSEDLRALGGWFHETLAQASGSPSLTSVLTLLRHKIAWMYAVATPLGPVESWAEHGAIVDAVARGDGERARALTALHTERATGGHRLRFSAAAERVRSSQRAVNMTGPRN; encoded by the coding sequence ATGCGTATTCCGGCGCACTCGGTGTGCACCGCTGTCCGGGACGACATCGTCGCCGGTGTCCACGAGCGCGGCAGCCGCCTCACCGAGGAAGTTTTGGCCCGCCGCTACGGCGTCTCGCGCGTCCCCGTCCGCGAGGCCCTGCGCACCCTGGAGGCGGAGGGCTTCGTGGTGACGCGCCGGCACGCGGGCGCGTGCGTGGCCGAACCGACCGAGCAGGAGGCCGCCGACCTGCTGGAGATGCGGCTGCTGCTGGAGCCGCTGGGAGCCGCCCGGGCCGCGCAGCGGCGCACCGAGGCCCACCTGAAGGTGTTGCGCGGACTGGTCCGGCTGGGGCAGGAGCGGGCCAGGAGGGGTGGCAGCGAGGATCTGCGCGCGCTGGGCGGCTGGTTCCACGAGACGCTCGCCCAGGCGTCCGGCAGCCCCTCGCTGACCTCGGTGCTCACCCTGCTGCGGCACAAGATCGCCTGGATGTACGCGGTGGCGACGCCGCTCGGCCCGGTGGAGTCGTGGGCGGAGCACGGGGCGATCGTGGACGCGGTGGCGCGGGGGGACGGCGAACGTGCGCGGGCGCTCACCGCGCTGCACACCGAGCGCGCCACCGGTGGCCACCGGCTGCGTTTCTCCGCCGCCGCGGAGCGTGTGAGGTCTTCGCAACGGGCCGTAAACATGACGGGCCCGCGGAATTAA
- a CDS encoding VOC family protein, producing MTEAREPAGPYARRAPGTPCWVSLMAHGLDATEEFYGELFGWEFLPGPQQLGPYVRALLGGREVAGMGHLPPDRRLPVAWTPYFASDDVDRTADTVRLCGGTVAVGPLDAAEAGRMAIASDPSGAVFGIWQGSAHLGTAITGEPGTPVWNELLTFETESVAKFYASVFGYEEEPVVSPDFDYVTLRLGERPVAGLHGVGHALPRDRGPHWRTYFEVADVDETLRRVTGLGGRILRAAHDGPHGRVATVADPEGAEFSVVRDPG from the coding sequence ATGACCGAGGCACGGGAACCGGCCGGTCCGTACGCGCGGCGCGCGCCCGGCACACCCTGCTGGGTGAGCCTGATGGCGCACGGGCTGGACGCCACCGAGGAGTTCTACGGTGAGCTGTTCGGCTGGGAGTTCCTGCCGGGCCCGCAGCAGCTCGGCCCGTACGTGCGGGCGCTGCTCGGCGGACGCGAGGTGGCGGGCATGGGCCATCTGCCGCCGGACCGCCGGCTTCCGGTTGCCTGGACGCCGTACTTCGCCTCGGACGACGTGGACCGGACGGCCGACACGGTACGGCTGTGCGGCGGGACGGTGGCCGTCGGCCCGCTGGACGCCGCCGAAGCGGGCCGGATGGCGATCGCCTCCGATCCCTCCGGGGCGGTGTTCGGGATCTGGCAGGGCTCCGCGCACCTCGGCACGGCGATCACCGGTGAGCCCGGCACCCCCGTCTGGAACGAGCTGCTCACCTTCGAGACGGAGAGTGTCGCCAAGTTCTACGCGAGCGTGTTCGGCTACGAGGAGGAGCCGGTGGTCTCCCCCGACTTCGACTACGTGACCCTGCGTCTGGGCGAGCGACCGGTGGCCGGGCTGCACGGGGTGGGCCACGCCCTGCCCCGGGACCGGGGGCCGCACTGGCGGACGTACTTCGAGGTCGCCGACGTCGACGAGACGCTGCGGCGGGTGACCGGTCTGGGCGGCCGGATCCTCAGGGCGGCCCACGACGGCCCGCACGGGCGGGTGGCGACGGTCGCGGACCCGGAGGGCGCCGAGTTCTCGGTGGTCCGCGACCCGGGCTGA
- a CDS encoding M23 family metallopeptidase has product MAFMCAPGKHRKPGRVKRTTAQAAGVAALTTTGVIGTLAASPALAADSSVEQTGLTPVLTVNDDVAQQIDAQAAAQQQAAERKAAEAAAEKAAAKRAEEVREARIRAAREAERKRLNAFVIPIAQSYVSTGYQASSSLWSSGSHTGVDFHAASGTSVHAVGSGTVVSTGWGGAYGNQIVIRMADGMYTQYGHLSSIGVTVGQQVVPGQQIGLSGATGNVTGPHLHFEARTTPDYGSDIDPVAYLRKHGVNV; this is encoded by the coding sequence ATGGCGTTCATGTGCGCCCCCGGGAAGCACCGCAAGCCCGGTCGGGTCAAGCGCACCACCGCTCAGGCGGCCGGCGTCGCGGCCCTCACCACCACCGGTGTCATCGGCACCCTCGCCGCGTCCCCGGCGCTCGCCGCCGACAGCTCCGTGGAGCAGACCGGTCTCACGCCGGTCCTCACCGTGAACGACGACGTCGCCCAGCAGATCGACGCGCAGGCCGCCGCCCAGCAGCAGGCCGCCGAGCGGAAGGCGGCCGAGGCGGCCGCGGAGAAGGCGGCCGCCAAGAGGGCCGAGGAGGTCCGCGAGGCGCGGATCCGCGCCGCCCGCGAGGCCGAGCGCAAGCGGCTGAACGCCTTCGTCATCCCGATCGCGCAGTCGTATGTCTCCACTGGCTACCAGGCCAGCAGTTCCCTGTGGTCCTCCGGTTCGCACACCGGCGTCGACTTCCACGCGGCCAGCGGCACCTCGGTCCACGCGGTGGGTTCCGGCACGGTCGTCTCCACGGGCTGGGGCGGTGCGTACGGCAACCAGATCGTGATCCGGATGGCCGACGGCATGTACACCCAGTACGGCCACCTGTCGTCCATCGGTGTCACGGTGGGCCAGCAGGTCGTCCCGGGGCAGCAGATCGGCCTGTCGGGCGCGACCGGCAACGTCACCGGCCCGCACCTGCACTTCGAGGCCCGTACGACCCCCGACTACGGCTCGGACATCGACCCCGTCGCCTACCTGCGCAAGCACGGCGTGAACGTCTGA
- a CDS encoding HPr family phosphocarrier protein — MAERRVNVGWAEGLHARPASIFVRAATATGVPVTIAKAGGDPVNAASMLAVLGLGAQGGEEIVLATDAEGADAALDRLAKLVSEGLEELPETV; from the coding sequence ATGGCTGAGCGCCGCGTCAACGTCGGCTGGGCCGAGGGCCTCCACGCCCGCCCCGCTTCCATCTTCGTCCGAGCCGCCACGGCCACAGGCGTCCCGGTGACGATCGCCAAGGCCGGGGGCGACCCCGTCAACGCGGCCTCCATGCTGGCCGTCCTGGGCCTGGGCGCCCAGGGTGGCGAGGAGATCGTCCTCGCCACCGACGCCGAGGGCGCGGACGCCGCCCTCGACCGTCTGGCCAAGCTGGTCTCCGAGGGCCTGGAGGAACTGCCCGAGACCGTCTGA
- a CDS encoding sulfurtransferase → MTAIITATRLADELTGAHPPALLDVRWQPSLAKAPGAPSFDGRAAYAARHIPGAVFVDLDRELAAAPGANGRHPLPDLAEFGAAMRRAGVSSDRPVVVYDGGQGWAAARAWWLLRWTGHPDVRVLDGGLPSWEGELSTDSPAPAEGDYRPAPATAGLLDADGAAELARTGVLLDARAGERYRGEVEPVDRVGGHIPGAVSAPTTENVGPDGRFLPAAELKDRFKALGVSEDTEVGVYCGSGVSGAHEVLALAVAGVPAALYVGSWSEWSSDPSRPVAVGADPQ, encoded by the coding sequence ATGACAGCCATCATCACCGCAACCCGACTCGCGGACGAGCTGACCGGGGCGCACCCGCCCGCGCTGCTGGACGTCCGCTGGCAGCCAAGCCTGGCGAAGGCGCCGGGCGCGCCGTCCTTCGACGGCCGGGCCGCGTACGCGGCCCGGCACATCCCTGGCGCGGTCTTCGTCGACCTGGACAGGGAACTGGCCGCCGCGCCCGGCGCGAACGGCCGCCATCCGCTGCCCGACCTCGCGGAGTTCGGTGCCGCGATGCGCCGCGCGGGCGTGTCGTCGGACCGGCCGGTGGTCGTGTACGACGGTGGGCAGGGCTGGGCCGCCGCGCGCGCCTGGTGGCTGCTGCGCTGGACGGGTCACCCGGACGTGCGGGTGCTCGACGGCGGGTTGCCGTCCTGGGAGGGCGAGCTGTCCACCGATTCGCCGGCCCCCGCCGAGGGCGACTACCGGCCCGCGCCCGCCACCGCGGGCCTGCTGGACGCGGACGGGGCCGCGGAGCTGGCCCGCACGGGCGTGCTCCTGGACGCGCGCGCGGGGGAGCGGTACCGCGGCGAGGTGGAGCCGGTCGACCGGGTCGGCGGGCACATCCCGGGCGCGGTGTCGGCGCCCACGACGGAGAACGTGGGTCCCGACGGCCGCTTCCTGCCCGCGGCCGAACTCAAGGACCGTTTCAAGGCCCTGGGCGTGTCGGAGGACACCGAGGTGGGGGTGTACTGCGGTTCGGGCGTCTCGGGCGCCCACGAGGTGCTCGCCCTCGCGGTGGCCGGCGTCCCGGCGGCCCTGTACGTCGGCTCCTGGTCCGAGTGGTCCTCGGACCCGTCCCGCCCGGTGGCGGTGGGTGCGGACCCGCAGTAG
- a CDS encoding thymidine kinase, with product MPELVFFSGTMDCGKSTLALQIEHNRSARGLAGMIFTRDDRAGEGKLSSRLGLVTDAVEVEDGQDLYAYLVDHLSQGGRADYVIADEAQFLAPGQIDQLARVVDDLGLDVFAFGITTDFRSKLFPGSQRLVELADRIEVLQVEALCWCGARATHNARTVGGAMVVEGAQVVVGDVNQSAGEVGYEVLCRRHHRRRMTAASAHAAALSPDVLPVASA from the coding sequence ATGCCCGAGCTGGTCTTCTTCTCCGGAACGATGGACTGCGGGAAGTCGACGCTTGCTCTCCAGATCGAGCACAACCGTTCCGCGCGCGGCCTCGCCGGGATGATCTTCACCCGGGACGACCGCGCGGGCGAGGGCAAGCTGTCCTCCCGGCTCGGCCTGGTCACCGACGCGGTGGAGGTCGAGGACGGCCAGGACCTGTACGCGTACCTCGTGGACCACCTCTCCCAGGGCGGCCGGGCCGACTATGTGATCGCGGACGAGGCACAGTTCCTCGCGCCCGGGCAGATCGACCAGCTCGCGCGCGTGGTGGACGACCTCGGCCTGGACGTGTTCGCCTTCGGCATCACCACCGACTTCCGCTCCAAGCTCTTCCCCGGCTCGCAGCGGCTCGTGGAGCTGGCCGACCGGATCGAGGTGCTCCAGGTGGAGGCGTTGTGCTGGTGCGGCGCCCGCGCCACGCACAACGCCCGCACGGTCGGGGGCGCGATGGTGGTCGAGGGCGCCCAGGTGGTCGTGGGCGATGTGAACCAGTCCGCGGGCGAGGTCGGCTACGAGGTCCTGTGCCGCCGCCACCACCGGCGCCGGATGACCGCCGCGTCGGCCCACGCGGCGGCCCTGTCCCCGGACGTCCTGCCGGTCGCGTCCGCCTGA